A single Rhopalosiphum padi isolate XX-2018 chromosome 4, ASM2088224v1, whole genome shotgun sequence DNA region contains:
- the LOC132928528 gene encoding thymidine phosphorylase-like isoform X2, producing MQISFWPIMVAKGAMLMALYLNGLTNSEVSNMTTVMANSGKTLKFRSSSIVVDKHSTGGVGDKVSIPLVPALSAVQEDFIIPMVSGRGLEFTGGTLDKLESIPGYSAFSFDDQHLLDIANNFGCFIVGSDDLSPADSVFYKARDVTATVDNAGLIIASIISKKAAAGIKYLILDLKVGISSFFQSIDEAKTFGKQFVLVAKLLGIECRVLMTKMSAPIGNYVGNSLEILESINCLKGKGPSDLQTLIELIGGHLLEMTHKVSSVNEGRKRMADSLTNGTALEKFKQMLIELRVNEWIANELCYGNTTAVLPMAKYEIEIKPLTSGYVNDINGMTIAKVCNKLGAGRQFSNQAIDPAVGIRLLVKKGSHVEIDTVCMVLYHNETDLNESYILLLQQSIELVDEIVEPEDILLGVINCN from the exons ATGCAGATTTCATTTTGGCCAATCATGGTGGCaaaag GAGCGATGTTAATGGCCTTGTATTTAAACGGCTTGACTAATTCGGAAGTCTCTAATATGACAACGGTCATGGCGAATTCGGGCAAAACACTTAAATTTAGATCGTCCTCAATTGTTGTGGACAAACACAGCACCGGAGGCGTTGGCGATAAAGTCTCGATACCGCTGGTACCTGCACTGAGCGCCGTGCAAGAAGATTTTATCATACCTATGGTGTCTGGCAGGGGACTCGAATTTACCGGTGGCACATTAGACAAGCTCGAGAGTATTCCTG GATATTCTGCGTTTAGTTTTGACGATCAACATCTATTGGACATAGCTAATAATTTCGGATGTTTTATTGTTGGCTCTGACGATTTATCCCCGGCCGATTCTGTTTTTTATAAAGCTCGAGATGTCACTGCCACGGTCGACAATGCTGGattaattatag CatctataatatctaaaaaagcAGCTGctggtattaaatatttaatacttgatTTAAAAGTGGGAATATCAAGTTTTTTCCAGTCAATCGATGAAGCTAAAACCTTTGGAAAGCAATTT GTTCTAGTGGCTAAATTGTTGGGTATTGAATGTAGAGTGTTGATGACTAAAATGTCAGCTCCAATTGGTAATTATGTTGGTAATTCTTTAGAAATATTAGAATCCATAAATTGTTTAAAGGGAAAAGGGCCAAGTGATTTACAAACTCTCATTGAACTAATCG GTGGACATCTATTAGAAATGACTCATAAAGTAAGTTCGGTGAATGAAGGTCGTAAGCGGATGGCCGACTCGTTAACTAACGGAACAGCTTTAGAAAAGTTTAAACAAATGTTAATCGAATTGAGAGTCAATGAGTGGATAGCAAATGAGTTATGTTATGGCAATACGACTGCCGTTTTACCAATGGCCAAATACGAAATAGAAATAAAGCCTTTAACTTCAG GTTACGTGAACGACATAAATGGTATGACTATTGCTAAAGTTTGTAACAAATTGGGTGCCGGAAGACAATTTTCTAATCAAGCAATCGATCCAGCAGTTGGTATTCGTTTACTTGTAAAAAAAGGCAGTCATGTGGAAATTGATACTGTTTGTATGGTTTTGTATCACAATGAGACTGATTTAAATGAAtcgtatatacttttattacaaCAATCGATTGAATTAGTGGATGAAATTGTAGAACCGGAAGATATTTTGCTAGgagttattaattgtaattaa
- the LOC132928528 gene encoding thymidine phosphorylase-like isoform X1, which yields MSIIAIIKKKCQKKELTDDEIKFFVKSTVDGCIDQCQIGAMLMALYLNGLTNSEVSNMTTVMANSGKTLKFRSSSIVVDKHSTGGVGDKVSIPLVPALSAVQEDFIIPMVSGRGLEFTGGTLDKLESIPGYSAFSFDDQHLLDIANNFGCFIVGSDDLSPADSVFYKARDVTATVDNAGLIIASIISKKAAAGIKYLILDLKVGISSFFQSIDEAKTFGKQFVLVAKLLGIECRVLMTKMSAPIGNYVGNSLEILESINCLKGKGPSDLQTLIELIGGHLLEMTHKVSSVNEGRKRMADSLTNGTALEKFKQMLIELRVNEWIANELCYGNTTAVLPMAKYEIEIKPLTSGYVNDINGMTIAKVCNKLGAGRQFSNQAIDPAVGIRLLVKKGSHVEIDTVCMVLYHNETDLNESYILLLQQSIELVDEIVEPEDILLGVINCN from the exons ATGAGTATCATagcgataataaaaaaaaaatgccaaaaaaAAGAATTGACCGACGATGAGAtcaaattttttgtaaaaagtacTGTGGACGGATGTATAGACCAATGTCAAATCG GAGCGATGTTAATGGCCTTGTATTTAAACGGCTTGACTAATTCGGAAGTCTCTAATATGACAACGGTCATGGCGAATTCGGGCAAAACACTTAAATTTAGATCGTCCTCAATTGTTGTGGACAAACACAGCACCGGAGGCGTTGGCGATAAAGTCTCGATACCGCTGGTACCTGCACTGAGCGCCGTGCAAGAAGATTTTATCATACCTATGGTGTCTGGCAGGGGACTCGAATTTACCGGTGGCACATTAGACAAGCTCGAGAGTATTCCTG GATATTCTGCGTTTAGTTTTGACGATCAACATCTATTGGACATAGCTAATAATTTCGGATGTTTTATTGTTGGCTCTGACGATTTATCCCCGGCCGATTCTGTTTTTTATAAAGCTCGAGATGTCACTGCCACGGTCGACAATGCTGGattaattatag CatctataatatctaaaaaagcAGCTGctggtattaaatatttaatacttgatTTAAAAGTGGGAATATCAAGTTTTTTCCAGTCAATCGATGAAGCTAAAACCTTTGGAAAGCAATTT GTTCTAGTGGCTAAATTGTTGGGTATTGAATGTAGAGTGTTGATGACTAAAATGTCAGCTCCAATTGGTAATTATGTTGGTAATTCTTTAGAAATATTAGAATCCATAAATTGTTTAAAGGGAAAAGGGCCAAGTGATTTACAAACTCTCATTGAACTAATCG GTGGACATCTATTAGAAATGACTCATAAAGTAAGTTCGGTGAATGAAGGTCGTAAGCGGATGGCCGACTCGTTAACTAACGGAACAGCTTTAGAAAAGTTTAAACAAATGTTAATCGAATTGAGAGTCAATGAGTGGATAGCAAATGAGTTATGTTATGGCAATACGACTGCCGTTTTACCAATGGCCAAATACGAAATAGAAATAAAGCCTTTAACTTCAG GTTACGTGAACGACATAAATGGTATGACTATTGCTAAAGTTTGTAACAAATTGGGTGCCGGAAGACAATTTTCTAATCAAGCAATCGATCCAGCAGTTGGTATTCGTTTACTTGTAAAAAAAGGCAGTCATGTGGAAATTGATACTGTTTGTATGGTTTTGTATCACAATGAGACTGATTTAAATGAAtcgtatatacttttattacaaCAATCGATTGAATTAGTGGATGAAATTGTAGAACCGGAAGATATTTTGCTAGgagttattaattgtaattaa
- the LOC132930302 gene encoding uncharacterized protein LOC132930302 isoform X2, with translation MNADINNLTFLIYYRQVIIRYTDDNHIILSGFYCREVSFTTPMYYQLRRGSRPKQSPIRISFKRYSKVWRLITASFMKTINFTISFPIVVLLFLIIPITLVFKWIVSLAHRIACLGVLGNVMTNNEIRWLGGSWRHSTVFTIFILDNEMDLQFLQQLIVKKVLPQCPRLTEKPVVLTNLFGNSYCWMSDRNSFDINQHVFKSCENTMEKHELQRYIGELVSGGLSIDKPPWELHLLSQRDEVMPGKRDAVMVFLAHRCLADWISLAKLLCTCLSDTKPYYHTSENPTKIRYWTSVARTIMTGPAEILWKMITPINDNIVTPDPLSLNYNISWSCFQGTLSKVNRINQVTKTPNSYVVLSAIAGSLHVMMKVIGLQQLGNMNIVYPVQTGNTDHSSPVLIRLPIGIEGAIPRLWFTKKAMQNMYRSDQALLPAIVSLLMPLHSSGTRTLLSGLTDNLACLQFSWISGPRSRIIIKGSPLKTVYSVLPSQQTIGVSVSVFTYTDDIFISVSADSAIGEGFGETLLLNIKRQIDQMYELLRYRRIPKDLKSNFLISNNFKDLSSINIEGLIEKMKDIQLQLQMAKELGVYSDDGIRHVNQLKGEYSVLLRELRKRKHKNKRRILQKMLGCSNPFKSKLSCEKEEIKSLQSTRKLQEATNIFVAQSAQDYRPKIHICRSTVYAKDNFLGLSKLPREQLLTQI, from the exons atgaatgcGGACATCAATAACCTAACCTTCCTAATCTATTATAGACAGGTTATAATTCGTTACACGGATgacaatcatataatattatcaggtTTCTATTGtag GGAAGTTTCATTTACCACCCCCATGTACTATCAATTACGACGCGGTAGTAGACCGAAACAAAGTCCTATAAGAATATCGTTTAAAAGATATTCTAAGGTATGGAGACTGATTACTGCAAGTTTTATGAAAACTATCAATTTCACTATCAGCTTTCcgatagttgtattattattccttATCATACCAATCACTCTTGTGTTCAAATGGATCGTGTCTTTGGCTCATAGAATTGCTTGTCTAGgag TTTTAGGAAACGTAATGACCAACAACGAAATACGTTGGTTGGGTGGTTCTTGGCGTCATTCTACCGTGTTCACAATTTTCATTCTTGACAACGAAAtggatttacaatttttacaacaGCTCATCGTTAAAAAAGTATTACCACAGTGCCCACGATTAACTGAAAAACCGGTAGTCTTGACAAATCTATTTGGGAATTCATATTGTTGGATGTCTGACCGTAATTCATTCGATATTAACCAACATGTGTTCAAATCGTGTGAAAACACAATGGAAAAACACGAGCttcaa agatATATAGGAGAATTAGTTTCTGGAGGTTTATCAATAGACAAACCACCCTGGGAATTGCATTTATTGTCTCAACGTGATGAAGTAATGCCGGGAAAACGGGATGCAGTGATGGTATTTCTTGCTCACCGGTGTCTAGCAGATTGGATATCTTTGGCTAAATTACTGTGCACTTGTTTGTCAGATACAAAACCATACTATCATACTTCAgaa AATCCAACAAAAATTCGATATTGGACAAGTGTAGCAAGAACAATAATGACTGGGCCTGCAGAAATATTATGGAAAATGATTACCCCAATCAATGACAATATAGTGACTCCAGATCCACTAtcgttaaattataacataagttGGTCTTGTTTTCAAGGTACTCTATCTAAAGTAAACCGAATTAATCAAGTGACTAAAACTCCAAACAGCTATGTGGTTTTGTCAGCTATTGCCGGATCATTGCATGTCATGATGAAAGTTATTGGACTACAGCAATTAGGAAACAtgaat atTGTTTACCCTGTGCAAACAGGGAACACTGATCACTCGTCACCGGTTCTCATTCGTTTACCAATAGGCATTGAAGGTGCCATACCAAGATTGTGGTTTACTAAGAAAGCAATGCAAAATATGTATCGGTCGGATCAAGCTTTATTGCCAGCAATAGTTTCTTTATTAATGCCACTTCATTCTTCGGGGACCAGAACACTGTTATCTGGACTCACAGataatttg gcCTGCTTACAGTTTAGTTGGATATCTGGCCCAAGGTCAAGAATTATAATCAAAGGATCTCCATTAAAAACAGTTTACTCTGTATTGCCGTCTCAACAGACTATTGGTGTTTCAGTTTCAGTATTTACATACAccgatgatatatttattagtgttaGTGCAGACAGTGCGATTGGTGAAGGGTTTGGTGAAACTTTATTGCTCAACATAAAACGTCAAATTGACCAGATGTATGAGCTATTGAGATACAGAAGAATACCAAAGGATTTAAAGagcaattttttaatatcaaataattttaaagatttatcgtcaataaatattgaaggg cTTATAGAGAAAATGAAAGATATTCAGTTACAACTACAAATGGCTAAAGAACTAGGTGTCTATAGCGATGACGGAATAAGACATGTAAATCAGTTAAAAGGCGAGTACTCGGTATTACTTCGAGAACTACGTAAAaggaaacacaaaaataaaagacGTATTTTACAGAAAATGTTGGGATGTTCAAATCCCTTTAAGTCTAAG ttaagttgtgaaaaagaagaaattaaaTCATTACAATCTACAAGAAAATTACAAGAAGCAACTAATATATTTGTCGCACAATCTGCTCAAGATTACCGTcctaaaatacatatttgtagGAGTACTGTTTATGCTAAAGACAATTTTTTAGGATTATCTAAATTACCTAGGGAACAACTGCTCACTCAGATCTAA
- the LOC132930302 gene encoding uncharacterized protein LOC132930302 isoform X1, producing MNADINNLTFLIYYRQVIIRYTDDNHIILSGFYCREVSFTTPMYYQLRRGSRPKQSPIRISFKRYSKVWRLITASFMKTINFTISFPIVVLLFLIIPITLVFKWIVSLAHRIACLGVLGNVMTNNEIRWLGGSWRHSTVFTIFILDNEMDLQFLQQLIVKKVLPQCPRLTEKPVVLTNLFGNSYCWMSDRNSFDINQHVFKSCENTMEKHELQRYIGELVSGGLSIDKPPWELHLLSQRDEVMPGKRDAVMVFLAHRCLADWISLAKLLCTCLSDTKPYYHTSEVMVFQNPTKIRYWTSVARTIMTGPAEILWKMITPINDNIVTPDPLSLNYNISWSCFQGTLSKVNRINQVTKTPNSYVVLSAIAGSLHVMMKVIGLQQLGNMNIVYPVQTGNTDHSSPVLIRLPIGIEGAIPRLWFTKKAMQNMYRSDQALLPAIVSLLMPLHSSGTRTLLSGLTDNLACLQFSWISGPRSRIIIKGSPLKTVYSVLPSQQTIGVSVSVFTYTDDIFISVSADSAIGEGFGETLLLNIKRQIDQMYELLRYRRIPKDLKSNFLISNNFKDLSSINIEGLIEKMKDIQLQLQMAKELGVYSDDGIRHVNQLKGEYSVLLRELRKRKHKNKRRILQKMLGCSNPFKSKLSCEKEEIKSLQSTRKLQEATNIFVAQSAQDYRPKIHICRSTVYAKDNFLGLSKLPREQLLTQI from the exons atgaatgcGGACATCAATAACCTAACCTTCCTAATCTATTATAGACAGGTTATAATTCGTTACACGGATgacaatcatataatattatcaggtTTCTATTGtag GGAAGTTTCATTTACCACCCCCATGTACTATCAATTACGACGCGGTAGTAGACCGAAACAAAGTCCTATAAGAATATCGTTTAAAAGATATTCTAAGGTATGGAGACTGATTACTGCAAGTTTTATGAAAACTATCAATTTCACTATCAGCTTTCcgatagttgtattattattccttATCATACCAATCACTCTTGTGTTCAAATGGATCGTGTCTTTGGCTCATAGAATTGCTTGTCTAGgag TTTTAGGAAACGTAATGACCAACAACGAAATACGTTGGTTGGGTGGTTCTTGGCGTCATTCTACCGTGTTCACAATTTTCATTCTTGACAACGAAAtggatttacaatttttacaacaGCTCATCGTTAAAAAAGTATTACCACAGTGCCCACGATTAACTGAAAAACCGGTAGTCTTGACAAATCTATTTGGGAATTCATATTGTTGGATGTCTGACCGTAATTCATTCGATATTAACCAACATGTGTTCAAATCGTGTGAAAACACAATGGAAAAACACGAGCttcaa agatATATAGGAGAATTAGTTTCTGGAGGTTTATCAATAGACAAACCACCCTGGGAATTGCATTTATTGTCTCAACGTGATGAAGTAATGCCGGGAAAACGGGATGCAGTGATGGTATTTCTTGCTCACCGGTGTCTAGCAGATTGGATATCTTTGGCTAAATTACTGTGCACTTGTTTGTCAGATACAAAACCATACTATCATACTTCAgaa gtaatggtATTCCAGAATCCAACAAAAATTCGATATTGGACAAGTGTAGCAAGAACAATAATGACTGGGCCTGCAGAAATATTATGGAAAATGATTACCCCAATCAATGACAATATAGTGACTCCAGATCCACTAtcgttaaattataacataagttGGTCTTGTTTTCAAGGTACTCTATCTAAAGTAAACCGAATTAATCAAGTGACTAAAACTCCAAACAGCTATGTGGTTTTGTCAGCTATTGCCGGATCATTGCATGTCATGATGAAAGTTATTGGACTACAGCAATTAGGAAACAtgaat atTGTTTACCCTGTGCAAACAGGGAACACTGATCACTCGTCACCGGTTCTCATTCGTTTACCAATAGGCATTGAAGGTGCCATACCAAGATTGTGGTTTACTAAGAAAGCAATGCAAAATATGTATCGGTCGGATCAAGCTTTATTGCCAGCAATAGTTTCTTTATTAATGCCACTTCATTCTTCGGGGACCAGAACACTGTTATCTGGACTCACAGataatttg gcCTGCTTACAGTTTAGTTGGATATCTGGCCCAAGGTCAAGAATTATAATCAAAGGATCTCCATTAAAAACAGTTTACTCTGTATTGCCGTCTCAACAGACTATTGGTGTTTCAGTTTCAGTATTTACATACAccgatgatatatttattagtgttaGTGCAGACAGTGCGATTGGTGAAGGGTTTGGTGAAACTTTATTGCTCAACATAAAACGTCAAATTGACCAGATGTATGAGCTATTGAGATACAGAAGAATACCAAAGGATTTAAAGagcaattttttaatatcaaataattttaaagatttatcgtcaataaatattgaaggg cTTATAGAGAAAATGAAAGATATTCAGTTACAACTACAAATGGCTAAAGAACTAGGTGTCTATAGCGATGACGGAATAAGACATGTAAATCAGTTAAAAGGCGAGTACTCGGTATTACTTCGAGAACTACGTAAAaggaaacacaaaaataaaagacGTATTTTACAGAAAATGTTGGGATGTTCAAATCCCTTTAAGTCTAAG ttaagttgtgaaaaagaagaaattaaaTCATTACAATCTACAAGAAAATTACAAGAAGCAACTAATATATTTGTCGCACAATCTGCTCAAGATTACCGTcctaaaatacatatttgtagGAGTACTGTTTATGCTAAAGACAATTTTTTAGGATTATCTAAATTACCTAGGGAACAACTGCTCACTCAGATCTAA
- the LOC132930302 gene encoding uncharacterized protein LOC132930302 isoform X3: MYYQLRRGSRPKQSPIRISFKRYSKVWRLITASFMKTINFTISFPIVVLLFLIIPITLVFKWIVSLAHRIACLGVLGNVMTNNEIRWLGGSWRHSTVFTIFILDNEMDLQFLQQLIVKKVLPQCPRLTEKPVVLTNLFGNSYCWMSDRNSFDINQHVFKSCENTMEKHELQRYIGELVSGGLSIDKPPWELHLLSQRDEVMPGKRDAVMVFLAHRCLADWISLAKLLCTCLSDTKPYYHTSEVMVFQNPTKIRYWTSVARTIMTGPAEILWKMITPINDNIVTPDPLSLNYNISWSCFQGTLSKVNRINQVTKTPNSYVVLSAIAGSLHVMMKVIGLQQLGNMNIVYPVQTGNTDHSSPVLIRLPIGIEGAIPRLWFTKKAMQNMYRSDQALLPAIVSLLMPLHSSGTRTLLSGLTDNLACLQFSWISGPRSRIIIKGSPLKTVYSVLPSQQTIGVSVSVFTYTDDIFISVSADSAIGEGFGETLLLNIKRQIDQMYELLRYRRIPKDLKSNFLISNNFKDLSSINIEGLIEKMKDIQLQLQMAKELGVYSDDGIRHVNQLKGEYSVLLRELRKRKHKNKRRILQKMLGCSNPFKSKLSCEKEEIKSLQSTRKLQEATNIFVAQSAQDYRPKIHICRSTVYAKDNFLGLSKLPREQLLTQI, encoded by the exons ATGTACTATCAATTACGACGCGGTAGTAGACCGAAACAAAGTCCTATAAGAATATCGTTTAAAAGATATTCTAAGGTATGGAGACTGATTACTGCAAGTTTTATGAAAACTATCAATTTCACTATCAGCTTTCcgatagttgtattattattccttATCATACCAATCACTCTTGTGTTCAAATGGATCGTGTCTTTGGCTCATAGAATTGCTTGTCTAGgag TTTTAGGAAACGTAATGACCAACAACGAAATACGTTGGTTGGGTGGTTCTTGGCGTCATTCTACCGTGTTCACAATTTTCATTCTTGACAACGAAAtggatttacaatttttacaacaGCTCATCGTTAAAAAAGTATTACCACAGTGCCCACGATTAACTGAAAAACCGGTAGTCTTGACAAATCTATTTGGGAATTCATATTGTTGGATGTCTGACCGTAATTCATTCGATATTAACCAACATGTGTTCAAATCGTGTGAAAACACAATGGAAAAACACGAGCttcaa agatATATAGGAGAATTAGTTTCTGGAGGTTTATCAATAGACAAACCACCCTGGGAATTGCATTTATTGTCTCAACGTGATGAAGTAATGCCGGGAAAACGGGATGCAGTGATGGTATTTCTTGCTCACCGGTGTCTAGCAGATTGGATATCTTTGGCTAAATTACTGTGCACTTGTTTGTCAGATACAAAACCATACTATCATACTTCAgaa gtaatggtATTCCAGAATCCAACAAAAATTCGATATTGGACAAGTGTAGCAAGAACAATAATGACTGGGCCTGCAGAAATATTATGGAAAATGATTACCCCAATCAATGACAATATAGTGACTCCAGATCCACTAtcgttaaattataacataagttGGTCTTGTTTTCAAGGTACTCTATCTAAAGTAAACCGAATTAATCAAGTGACTAAAACTCCAAACAGCTATGTGGTTTTGTCAGCTATTGCCGGATCATTGCATGTCATGATGAAAGTTATTGGACTACAGCAATTAGGAAACAtgaat atTGTTTACCCTGTGCAAACAGGGAACACTGATCACTCGTCACCGGTTCTCATTCGTTTACCAATAGGCATTGAAGGTGCCATACCAAGATTGTGGTTTACTAAGAAAGCAATGCAAAATATGTATCGGTCGGATCAAGCTTTATTGCCAGCAATAGTTTCTTTATTAATGCCACTTCATTCTTCGGGGACCAGAACACTGTTATCTGGACTCACAGataatttg gcCTGCTTACAGTTTAGTTGGATATCTGGCCCAAGGTCAAGAATTATAATCAAAGGATCTCCATTAAAAACAGTTTACTCTGTATTGCCGTCTCAACAGACTATTGGTGTTTCAGTTTCAGTATTTACATACAccgatgatatatttattagtgttaGTGCAGACAGTGCGATTGGTGAAGGGTTTGGTGAAACTTTATTGCTCAACATAAAACGTCAAATTGACCAGATGTATGAGCTATTGAGATACAGAAGAATACCAAAGGATTTAAAGagcaattttttaatatcaaataattttaaagatttatcgtcaataaatattgaaggg cTTATAGAGAAAATGAAAGATATTCAGTTACAACTACAAATGGCTAAAGAACTAGGTGTCTATAGCGATGACGGAATAAGACATGTAAATCAGTTAAAAGGCGAGTACTCGGTATTACTTCGAGAACTACGTAAAaggaaacacaaaaataaaagacGTATTTTACAGAAAATGTTGGGATGTTCAAATCCCTTTAAGTCTAAG ttaagttgtgaaaaagaagaaattaaaTCATTACAATCTACAAGAAAATTACAAGAAGCAACTAATATATTTGTCGCACAATCTGCTCAAGATTACCGTcctaaaatacatatttgtagGAGTACTGTTTATGCTAAAGACAATTTTTTAGGATTATCTAAATTACCTAGGGAACAACTGCTCACTCAGATCTAA
- the LOC132930731 gene encoding E3 SUMO-protein ligase PIAS2-like, translating to MNNLSNYSSSDEGYRNMLNSFRTNDLQALLAAFGRNKAGRKSELKERAIDLLRSRPANMNYAAYIAKIYEIYRSVQTDMPNNDIMMRSLLQNQQQRQMISMGQMQNPQQRMYQPPQYPQQSMHMTARAGLPQVMPQMQRGMYGNHIGANSIPGNTMANNNIQYISGSYQSSGPRTIVSTQIPSNHQVNIVITQDTLGFDNMKTSTSGNNSYVPSLETVAQIKFKKLPFYEVIDEVIKPTLLSGLDRCTLQNVPRGMKEATFKLVLSVEQANFVAMNRDISHGKNDYLYQFQIRICQLVEPVSNESPDYMPLGLHIRLGMKACPLPPTAPNTRPGTESRRTARPINCTQLVKLSPIVSNTITVNWSPDGKNYVMAMYLVKKLTSDILIKKLQDKGGRSAEETKNYIIKKLADVDPDLATTSYRFSLVCPLGKMRMKIPAKSIHCDHLQCFDASTFILMNEKKPTWMCPTCNKPCLYDDIQIENYFLEVVSSPTLKYCTKEIEILADGTWIVYEENKETKTTNSTPETKVKPIDSVDLDSDDEKCIEPKTEPSPESSKPQESENLKSSFIDLTISDDEEPPTEKDKQENEAQAAGAIQPVAVVDLKPQAQVQPQQAVTSSEQGVVIEIDTPSPPLSPTPTTEAS from the exons ATGAATAATTTGAGTAATTATTCATCTTCTGATGAAGGTTATAGAAATATGCTGAATAGTTTCCGGACTAATGATTTGCAAGCATTATTGGCAGCTTTTGGTCGAAATAAAGCAGGTCGAAAATCCGAACTAAAAGAACGGGCAATTGATTTGTTAAGGTCTAGACCAGCTAACATGAACTATGCAGCATATATagcaaaaatatatgaaatatatcgtTCCGTGCAAACTGATATGcctaataatgatattatgatgcGCAGTTTATTGCAAAATCAACAACAGAGGCAGATGATATCTATGGGTCAGATGCAAAACCCACAACAAAGAATGTACCAACCACCACAATATCCTCAACAATCAATGCATATGACGGCACGTGCTGGATTACCTCAAGTTATGCCCCAAATGCAAAGAGGCATGTATGGTAACCACATTGGAGCAAATTCTATTCCTGGAAACACtatggctaataataatattcagtataTATCTGGCAGTTATCAGTCATCTGGACCTCGTACTATAGTATCAACCCAAATACCGTCAAATCATCAAgtgaatattgtaataacgCAAGATACATTGGGATTTGATAATATGAAAACATCAACTAGTGGAAACAATTCTTACGTCCCATCTCTTGAAACTGTAGCTCAAATCAAGTTCaaaaaattaccattttatGAAGTTATTGACGAAGTTATTAAGCCAACTCTTCTTTCTGGCTTGGACAGATGTACATTACAAAATGTTCCTAGAG GTATGAAAGAAGCTACATTCAAACTTGTTCTGTCAGTTGAACAAGCCAATTTTGTTGCTATGAATCGTGATATTTCTCATGGAAAAAATGATTATCTTTATCAATTCCAGATTCGAATTTGTCAATTAGTAGAGCCTGTGTCTAATGAGTCGCCAGATTATATGCCTCTTGGATTACATATACGACTTGGGATGAAAGCATGTCCATTACCACCTACTGCTCCTAATACTCGACCAGGAACTGAATCTAGAAGAACTGCAAGACCAATCAATTGCACTCAACTTGTTAAACTTTCTCCAATCGTTAGCAACACAATAACTGTAAATTGGTCCCCTGATGGAAAAAATTACGTTATGGCAATGTATCTTGTAAAGAAATTAACatcagatattttaataaaaaaacttcaaGATAAAGGAGGAAGAAGTGCAGAAGAgaccaaaaattatattattaaaaagttagcGGATGTTGACCCAGATTTGGCAACCACATCTTATCGTTTTTCTTTAGTGTGTCCATTGGGTAAAATGAGAATGAAAATACCAGCTAAGTCTATACACTGTGATCATTTACAGTGTTTTGATgctagtacatttattttaatgaatgaaaaaaaGCCAACTTGGATGTGCCCAACTTGCAATAAGCCTTGTTTGTATGATGATatacaaatagaaaattattttttggaagTTGTTTCAAGTCCAACTCTTAAATACTGCACCAAAGAAATTGAAATTTTGGCTGATGGTACATGGATAGTTTATGAAGAAAATAAAGAGACAAAAACCACCAATAGTACTCCTGAAACTAAAGTAAAACCTATTGATTCTGTGGATTTAGATAGTGACGATGAAAAATGCATTGAGCCCAAAACAGAACCTAGCCCTGAAAGTTCCAAACCCCAAGAATCTGAAAACTTAAAGTCATCTTTTATCGATTTGACAATAAGTGATGATGAAGAACCGCCAACAGAAAAAGATAAACAGGAAAATGAAGCCCAAGCAGCTGGTGCTATACAGCCAGTCGCTGTAGTTGATTTAAAACCACAAGCTCAAGTACAGCCACAACAAGCTGTTACCAGTTCTGAACAAGGAGTAGTAATAGAAATAGACACTCCATCCCCTCCTTTAAGTCCTACCCCTACGACTGAAGcttcctaa